Genomic DNA from Chloroflexota bacterium:
GAAAGACCAGTTCCTGCTTGTCCACCGGAATGCCGATGCCGCTATCAGCCACCTCAATAACCAGATTGGGGTCATTCTTGGCGGCACTCACCGTTATTTTCCCTCCCTCCGGGGTGAACTTGCTGGCATTGGTGAGCAAGTTCATCAGTATCTGTTCCAGGTAACGGCGGTGTGCCCGGATATGCGGCAGGGTGGCGGGCAAATCAGCGGTTAATGACTGCTTTCTGCTGTGTGTAATGGGATAAACCTGAGAAGCAACGCTGTGGATAATCGGTGCAATGTCAAGCAGCTCAGGCTGAAAGGAGAACTCACCGGAAAGAAGCCCGGTCATTTCCGAGAAGTTGGTTAATTTTTCATCAAGACTATGCGCATTGCGAACAATATTCTGGGTAAGTCTTAGCGGTAAATCTTTGTGGTCGGACTGAAGCTCTTCGGCCAGAAGTTCTGCGGAAACAATGATAGCGGTAAGCAGCGTTTTCAGCTCATGGACGGTGGCATC
This window encodes:
- a CDS encoding HAMP domain-containing histidine kinase, yielding DATVHELKTLLTAIIVSAELLAEELQSDHKDLPLRLTQNIVRNAHSLDEKLTNFSEMTGLLSGEFSFQPELLDIAPIIHSVASQVYPITHSRKQSLTADLPATLPHIRAHRRYLEQILMNLLTNASKFTPEGGKITVSAAKNDPNLVIEVADSGIGIPVDKQELVFQPYYQIRGGKGSGLGLAITKFLVELHGGTIRLESMPGKGSRFFCSLPLSEQG